AATCTCCTTTATGAAACAAATGTAAGAGAGACcaataatcaaaattaaaaacatgacatatcataaaaaattctataacATATATGATAATCTTATCTGATAGTGACATACAatcttatttaataatgacATACAATCTTATATGATAGTGACATACAATCTTATTTGATGTTTCcttctaaaattaattatatttattttttttgagtcCTTTTTCTTACCCCTCATTTTTCTTTCCTATGGAAAACTACAAGAAATCTCAAgtaattttaagaaatagACTAGCAGCCAAGAAAAGCgcagaaaaaaagaaacaagAACTTGAGAAATTGAGACATGAAAATGATTTCTTAAGACTCCAGAATAAATTATTACTACAGAAGATTTATAATCTAGAGAAATCCCCTTCACTTCCTACATTTGAACAAGTCCAATATTTATATGGACATAAGCTAAGGAAAGTGAGTTTGGGGTGAATGAGTATGAATATTCTGGgatgttttattaaaatgctatatttcaaaatatacaaagagttttattatttttaatataacttaaatttattatatatacttAATTTAGTTAAATTTAGTTAATATAActttatttgtaatataacttaaatttacttaaattttgtttatataaatttagtatgttaaatttacttaatataaatttctaatataatttatttctagTAGAAATTTTGCTTGGCATATTCTGATACATATGATGATACGAAGTTATACTTCTGTGTGtcatatttcttctttatatattcaTACTTAATGGGCTCTGCTATCATTTGTATCATCTTATTAAAACACTCTCTTAATTCTTCTTTACTATGTCCAGAATATAAAGTAAACAGATTCTTACAAGTATCTTGCTGAGTAATCTTCCTGGCCAAATACATAGCCGAGGCCGCCTTTATAGaattcttataaattaataaatcttcATATAAAACACTcaattctaaaatatatttagcCACTGTCCTACTCTTCTTCTCATAATTATTAGCTTTACTACACCTCCTTAAGAAATTTAGTGGGTTACTAAACAATATGTCATAATCTAATATATGTAACATAAACTTCTCAGCTTTCTTTATATCATCTTCAGTGATCTTATTATCACTAAGTACTACGAGATTATTCAAAGTTGGACAGATCACTTCTTCAAACTTACAAGCTATCATTAAAGCACTTATTCCTACCAAATATAACTTATTTTTTggtatatcttttttaattaagaatttatcaataataaatacaGTCAAGAAAAGTGTATCTTGAGCGAGATTAAGTCTATTGTGTACATAAATAATCCAGTCTATCATTTTACTTCTACTAGTAAATGATATCtcattgtttttatatttgtaacTTCTGtctagatttttataaaataaaaagatgtCTAGATCGTATTTGTGGACCATACAAATCTCCTGTTTCTCATGTGCTAAATGAgatttgtaaataataaGCTCATCATTAGAAAGATTTTGAGATGACTTGtcttttgaaatatttgtgatattttttagtggagcagattttttaaaaaggtTAGACATCTAATAAGGACAATAATTtcataagaaaatttatataaaaacatagaATGCCTGCTTGATTATAATAAGattaaattgataaaaagatatttattctttgaatatttgtttatgtaaacaaaaataaaaagaaaacaaactAAAagacaatatattttataataatgttATAGTTTAGACTTTTAcaagaaaacaaattttcGACACAAACTAAATTAGAAACTATGAGATGAGTTTTTAAATGTGGTAACCCGTGTTATATGAGAAATTAAtgcttaaaaataataaacatagaaactcatttttatttataggaTGATTTGAAGAGGGCCCTTGTCCTCCtcagatataaaaagagTACATTCTTTCAGGACTCCTTCTAGCTTACTCTTCATATGCTTGAGTGTCATTCTCTCGCTATTAGAGTGCTCTAATAATATTACTATATTATTCTTCCTTAAGGAGTGTAAAATACAGTGATGAGCCATCTCTCCTGTGATAATCAGAGAGTCAACATGATCATGATACTTGAAGGCAGACCCAACAACCACTACTAATTTAGAGAACTTATCTGTATTCTTCGCTATCCTCAAATATTCCATATTTCCTTCTCTTTTAAGTGTCTCTATAACTTCCTGTAGACTCAGGccttttaataattcaaAAAGATACTCATTCATCTCCCTGTCCCATGAAGTATGGGGAGAAAAGACATTTATATCATTCTGAATACATCtcaataataaatcatCTCTCTGTATCTTCTTTATACCTGAGAAGATAAGAGGATGATAACTTATAATATGCTTTATATTCTTCCTTATACATTCATCTATAACTAAATCAGAGATATCTACAGTAAGGAGAACATTTGAGGACAGAGAGCCAGTGTCTACAAGTACGCCAATATTGTCCCAGTCTAGTCCCTCAGAGAGAGGGAAGATCTGGGCGACTCTGTCTTGTAAATCATGAATATTCATAAAAGGGCAAATTTATACCCCAGGATGaagataatatttctaCTAATAGTGCCAATATACTTGACATTGATAATCATTCATTGTATCCATAAGATTATACCAAAATGGATCATGTATATTCCTCTGTATGGACTGAGCTTCTACTTGTACTACATAATATTCTCTGCCTTGATTGTGTTTATAAGaaacaacaaaattaaGCAAACATCTCAATAGTATAGTCTAACAAAAGGATACGGacataaaaacatatttatgtaGGGACATTCATCATTGTACTAATACCACACTATTAAGATGTTTGTATTTAGTAGTTTATTACTTCTAAGGtaacaaaataatatttaaaggtcaaaatttcaattttttagtacTGCTTAAAGCACCactaaataataataggcttgttataattaaaattcaataataaatcaGATCTGCTATGTTTCTTAATAATATGACAATATAAATGGAATAATCTATACGAATATCTAGTAAAATTACATCTATAAACTTAATACACTTGCATACCATGTCATCGAAAAAATAAGCCATAGGTATATCTTGTGTTAAATAATACCCTTCGGTATAATTTGGATTCatgttaattttatatttatcttggtgtataaataaactcaaatattttttatgattttacaaatttatatttttatgcggaaaaaatttatttatactttttgAGTAGAGTTTGTTTgtataaacaaacaaacaaattatgcaaaaaaaataataactttaaaaatagaatttttggtccttaataaattattaagcAATAGTAAATTTCTTCGTTAAAATATCTATTCGCCAATATTATTTCGCTGTTGttacaatatttaatataaaaattatttactCGCTTTTTATCGTATAGGTACtatattatattcttttttatttggaaAAGAGGAACTAAACAttgattatatttatgtCTGATCCTCGTCTACCTGTATATGAGAATATTAGTCACTTAAATACTCTCCATATATATATGGTCGACGTACCAAGCTCTGTGTATTTTCTTGCTGTTTGTAGAGTATTGTCCATCTATCCTTAACAGCGCACCAAAATGATATTACCCTGAAAACGCTTTAGATCAAAGTTGTAATGCACGAAAACAGACATTTTATTGTACCCACATGTTTCATGAACGATATTCttactataaaattacTTATAACTGtccaaagaaaaatttgatttaaataatgcattaaattataataaaagtttataaatagttaacttgtttaaaaataaaaccatTTACAACACTAGATTGATTATTTTCGCGCATAGTACGCGacagaaatttttaattgatttttcaatttttaaaaagtgtTTTTTGGAATTATACAAACCAcatatacatatatatatacacatatatgtatattgattgttcataatttttatagctaattttaattttagaagCTACTGACCcccaaataaaattaatgcTCGCTGAGATCTGATCCCAAGACCTCTAAAGTAGTAAACGAGCATATTAACCACTGTGCCAATTTAGttacaataataatttgcatttatttatagtatGGCTCATCATTTAAGAAAGATTTCCTTTTTACGAAAATGAAAGAAGTAAAAGGCCAAGTTGTGTATGATCGGCTTGTCCAAATTATTAAAGTAGACGAAATTAACCTTGAATGAGACAAACATTAAAATACAGGCTAAAGAAGAAATCCCTAGGTTTTATTCTTGTGTATAATATTCCTTTCTTGAAAGATGTGGGAGGCAGGAACAAACGACATTTCTGGGTACCATGGTCCAAGCTACGAAAATAGAGGCCAAAGACTTCAACATTCAGCGTTTTTTGGCGAGAACCACCTCTACGCTAAGTGTAAAAACCAGTGATTTAGTATACCTAGGTGTATTGTAAGGGAGGTTTGCAGTGAATTAAATATACGCATGCAAGCATAACCACCCaaaacaaaagaaaagTTTAAGCACATTGTCGTAAAAAACAgttaaaaagatttattattggCCTTGTTGATATGAGGTCTTgtagatttaaaatttttggttTTAGTGATACTTACAGCAATAgatgtattttttaggTATGCTTCGAGCTCTGCTTCGAAAGCCATACCCTTCGTTGAAGTCGTATCACAGttagaatataaatatctaacgtagtttttctttatacTTAGATTTGACAACGGAAAAgagtaaaaaatgatactataatttttttttgcaaataaAGCAAAATTTTGCTTATATATGGCAGGCTTCTTTATTCCCAGAGTCAAAGACAAGTCGAGAGTTTAAATTAAACCCTTACTTGTTATTTGGAAAAAACATCTATGAGAAAAAGATTATAACAAGTAGAACTGACTAAAAGTGATAAATTAAGTTTCATATGCTTTAACACCGCTGTATACTCtgctaaaaaaaatatccttTCAATGTATGGTACGGAAGCCTCGGATACAATACATGTCTGAGAGATAATGAtgaatatgatttttataatgagGATGAAACAATTCTAAACACAATTGCGGCAAGAAATGCAGTCGTAtagttaaaaatacttGTCTAGAATGGACAGAAAATGTGTTCATAATTCTATCAATGATTATTCTATGGGAGATTTAATGGtcgtaaaaaaagattttgtACACTTacattaaaacaaaaaaactaaaatttaaatctattaatAGTAAGGCAAGgaaaataatagaaattttaataaataatgattAAGGTTAACATACGACagtaatgaaaaaataatatcagTGAATTgggttaaaaaaacaaaaattgagcctttaaaaaagttttaaattttgtttgattttaaattttggttttttatgattttgattattatatcTTACACATTAAAAACTGCATTTAATGCTTTATTATAAggaatttattgtttttgaaCAAATAATGTATCTGtgtaataaatataagaaaatgcatttttttataatcatcaattttcataatatatACGTTGTGCGATCCTCTATAGAATAAAATGgggaaattattaataccAACGTACTAGCAAAATATAATGtctcaaaaaaaatcttcgTAACTATTGATTTAACGGGCATcggaaaaaattatagattAGTTATAGTCATTAACTTAAGCCAAAATGAATTTCTCTAACTTGAATTTATTCGTTTTTTCCTAAAACTTTGTATATAAACCAGACATCATATTTTCagatttttgttttttaatttattttccaaGATAATTAATACTCGAGGTTAAAGGTAATATGtgagaaaaaaattgcatttgtttatttataaaatcctttattatttatttagtgtttatataaatatttataaattgaagtttaattaaattttaagaatCTGAAGCTAATCTAGAAAAATCATTGAAGATAGAAAGCTAATAAAAGAACATTATAACAAATGCTTACAGACATTGCAcgcataaattttttaaaaataatgttttatacATATACATTAGTAGTTAAGTAATCTTTAGATCGTAGCTTTTTGTTAAAATCAATGCGCTAATTAAAAGCACAATGAACTTGTCACAATTTGGGAACcactatttttaatataaaattttaattcatgtaattatgtttataatGTAAAAGAGCGTTAGTAAAGTGctactataaaaataagatctttttgtatataatcttggaaaaatacattttaaacCCCGaataaacaattaaattaaacatAACTCATGATTTTgaacttttttttacaaaaactTCCGGGCGCGCGacaattattaaaaaaaattttataataattttttaaagaccTATAATTAACCTGCCCTGTGATGTTTATTCATCTGATTTTTAGGGCGTATTTTTAGTAAGAGTATTACAATATATCAAATCTGcataattaattataaacatttCATAATTCGTGGGATGTAATCGGTTGCAATAATACCAATTTGCGGTATAATATGCAGTTTAGATAAAGAGTTTGTagtttgaaaaaaatgatcATTGTGTTGATATAGAAAAACCATATTCTTTCTCTACAAACGAGATCTGTTTTcttacattaaaaatgttggatttttttaacaaaaaaattttcaacgTAAAATATCTAATAGACATACTTGTGTAAAAGGACGAGAGAGCATTTACTTCTAGACGAGGAGGCAGATAAAATACGAAATGAATTGAATTCAGTGCTATTCATCATacgtaaatattttaatagatAAAATCCCCTCCCTGCCTAGAAAATTTGAATGGTGTCCATCAGGTACATTTAACATTAGCGGAGTCGAGCAGAAAGGTCGATTTGACTTTTTCATATAAGTTTTATGTTCTAAGATagctttttattaataagtGGTGGATAAGCTTAAAGATGTAAGTTGCGCAATGTGGCACTAAAAGGATGCGCATAGATGATGCAGATGGTATTAGAGGTCTTCTGCTAAAGTGAAatgatgttttttttttgattaaaaacTTTCTGAATAAATGctgtaaatatataaacacGATATGAAAATAGATGCGAAATTTTCTTCCAAAGCCAGGCACGAATAGCAATggagaaaaaataagttcGTCAGGTTTAACGTAGCAAGGGTTAGAAATCAGAATTCCCAAACAACAaccatatttttatcatagtTTCAAGGTGTCGGAACCCTTAAAAAGTCTTCTACATATCTCTTAAGTCAAGAAAGTAAGCACGTGATTTGTTATAGCTTTTGTCAAAATAATCACAATAAACtctaacatttttattgttaaaaacGAATAAGCACGTACAATGAgatcttaaaaaattccatataaataaatttgcaTTTTAGGTAAATATGCTTCTAAGTTTTCGACTTAAATGTGTTGATACACttattttactataaaacaataaataaatgaaaaattagtTGACTTAAAATATAACGTGTACatcttattttaaatacaataaagaaataaataagtaAAACATGATTTTTTCGTTAGAATTTCATTATTCCGACTCTTTACTTTAAATTATGGCTATAAACAAATCCTTAGCTATCATTTGtctaattaatattttattttttgacttTTTTTGCCTTGACAAATATTTGTGAACTACGAGATAATAACAAAAGATAgtatctataaaaaatagacattttacattttaaacttgataaaaaaatgtgtacgactaataaaacattaataaaGGTACTTAGCTTTTACATATTCTATCTATATGcttattagaaaaattagatCATTGAAAGATATTTCGCAAAATCCGACTAAATTGTGGACTATATTATCATTGCGCAAAGGAATATATCAGTGTATTGAAGcccaaaataaatttgaaaatcaAGATTGTTGGGAGTCTGACCGTTTGGAACggcataaaattttttattgatccCCTAAAAAGGACAAAATTGGTAggaataaaatttgttaaaaaaaatttttagtgttgaaataaattaaaatcattttttcttacACATATGATATCATGGAATCGCCAAGTGCACTACTCATTCCTGGAGCTGTAGAAATACTACTATTCTTCTTGGGTAATACAAGACAATGCATTACTAATTCTATTGTGATCAGTGAAAAGCATATTCTGCCGCATTCAGACAGATCACCTGGATGAAACACGGGATTGTAAAACTCTCACAAAATTTCGTAAACTCCGACGATTCTGAGACACAATACCAAACAAATTAAGGGATTTTGGTCtctttctaaaataaatattgatCTAGACATGAAATAAATCAATCCGAACACTATAAGTACCTTTTGTAGTTCTTCTGGGCTTATCAAATATCGAAAAATAATGTTAGAAAGATCTTTTCTCTTTATTCAAATCAAATAATTAGGTCTGTTAAAggtgaattttttatttttacactcttttatttttttcaatgtAGGCTTTAAACGACCAGACACCGGAAAATAGCTTCAATATTGACATGGAGCTTACCCGTTGCCCTTTTTGTGCAGATCAGCCATATAAGTAGTTAAATTACACTTTTTAAgcaataaatatttcaagTCCGTGGCATTGATTTTTGTAATGTGTTCTTGGAATATGGCCATTTTCTaatagtttttaaataataattattacaaatatttttaatgatgaTTATTTGCTATCTTAGACGCTAACGCGGAACCTATCCTTgttaaactaaaaaaataaatcgaAATAAGAATACCCTAATTAAATTCATGTATTTTGtctattttatatttcattctttaaaacaaaacattGGCGTACTGCCGAATTTAGTAACATCCTACaactttgatttttttttgtgtgaCTCGGCCTGACAGGTCACTTGAGATgctttacaaaattttggaCATATGTGACAGatgatttttatgatatctACTCTTGTGATGTAACTATGTGCATTACCATTatatgatttatatttatatcttaatttaaaaaaatgatatttttttacaattgaatgtaaatttttttatgttctaATAAAACCAATAAGAGTATGcataaaaaagtatatattttaatatttgtgaaaaataattaaattaatttttagtggcatttttaatttttagtatttagaaaagctaaattttttttttgttctatTATTGGATCTTTTTACCCCTTTATTATGctacaaaatattttgttcgTTATTAGTTTTGCACTAGGAAGTAATAGTAGTAATTTTTGGAGAGGATGGGAAGATCAGCCTAAGCAtggaatttataaattaaaaaaagacgataaaaaaaataatgaaaataatttaaaagttttaaatgaaaGACAGCATCCCTATAAAAGATTAAATGCAGTTGCAAATAATGCAACCAATGAAAAAATGCAAACAAAGGAAATACACCTCGTGCAACGATTTGTCAACAATATGGTTCTTTACAATTCCcaaaataataacatttctaaaaattatgaaaactATATCAGACGTagtatatattttgatagTCTTATACAAGAATGGGAGAATGCTAAAATAGATCCAATAAAGGGAAGTAAggaattaaaatttaatgacACAAACTACAAGAAATTTACTCTGCTCAAAGTATACACTAACGCCTGGTTAtttaagtttaaaaaaatatcaattgAATATTTGCCGAAGATTAGGACTGAGATACAAAATTCATCGATAAAtgaaacatataaaaaatttataatagaaaatatagatTGCTTATCACGAGTcatgaaatattatacatCGTTAGTGCCATTTTACAAAAGTTACAGATATGAAtccaaaaatttaatatattactATACTTTATTAAGTCTTAGATTACCATATCTATTTACCCATTTCGACGTATGTGGGAAGTTTATACGTTTATATGAAAACATAATCGCCCAATTACCACTAAAATTAGACAATACTAGCAGCATGACAACTACATTGCTTGATTTGGGGGAGAAAATATCATACATAATTTATGCTCGAGATACCTTTCTAGAAAAGATCAAAGAAATGACAAATTTGCTCAGGaatttgaaataataaatatcttttttttaaatctactCACATTGaaacttatatttttatgtattgtagtcattttaatttcataaatacacttatatatatatattttgaacTCTTTCTAAGATTTTGAAAGGAAGAAAATGTTGTCATGAAAAATACACATGAAACGAtagtattttatatgtaacaaatttaacataataaatattgttaCCAAAAAGAGAGTTGGTCAATTGAGATGGCTTTTATGAAGTGtaactttatttatttggcatttttattctattatagatttcttaaatagGTTTAGGTTCGAAACTGAAACTAGTTTGTCTTAATTcattataaattgtttCACCTTTCAGTTTGAGTCTGATCATTTGCGCTTTCAACACGACTTGTAGCGAATATATTTACCATATTATAAGaagattaatttttaattaataaagcATCTTCTCTCTTCATGTGCCTCTATTTCATTCTTCATGTGCCTCTATTTGTGAGTAGGGATGATTAGACTCTCCGTCTCTCGCCTTTCCTAATTACTTTCTAGATCTCCTgatcttttatattctaaagAGATGTTTTGCGAGTTCTATTCAGAACTATCATAttatatgataatatttttatctaatCTTATGTGCAGATTGGTTTTATATCCTagtataatatattttatatctataaaaaagaaatttaaatgtaTAAACAACGTTATATGTGTATGAaggtttaaaaaaaaaatatatgacgATGACATAAAAATAGTTGATAGCGACAGATAGACAGTGGCctaagatttttaaaaaaaaaagaagtgcGTATAAAGTATTCTATCCCCTCTTTAACTTTGTTTTTGAAGGAAATTTCCCACTTTTTTCCGCCTACAaactaaaagaaaaaatgcAAAGAGAGTGTGAAGATTTTCTTAAGTTATAGATATATAATCT
Above is a window of Vairimorpha necatrix chromosome 2, complete sequence DNA encoding:
- a CDS encoding NIF3-like protein 1, which produces MNIHDLQDRVAQIFPLSEGLDWDNIGVLVDTGSLSSNVLLTVDISDLVIDECIRKNIKHIISYHPLIFSGIKKIQRDDLLLRCIQNDINVFSPHTSWDREMNEYLFELLKGLSLQEVIETLKREGNMEYLRIAKNTDKFSKLVVVVGSAFKYHDHVDSLIITGEMAHHCILHSLRKNNIVILLEHSNSERMTLKHMKSKLEGVLKECTLFISEEDKGPLQIIL
- a CDS encoding G2/mitotic-specific cyclin-B, which gives rise to MSNLFKKSAPLKNITNISKDKSSQNLSNDELIIYKSHLAHEKQEICMVHKYDLDIFLFYKNLDRSYKYKNNEISFTSRSKMIDWIIYVHNRLNLAQDTLFLTVFIIDKFLIKKDIPKNKLYLVGISALMIACKFEEVICPTLNNLVVLSDNKITEDDIKKAEKFMLHILDYDILFSNPLNFLRRCSKANNYEKKSRTVAKYILELSVLYEDLLIYKNSIKAASAMYLARKITQQDTCKNLFTLYSGHSKEELRECFNKMIQMIAEPIKYEYIKKKYDTQKYNFVSSYVSEYAKQNFY
- a CDS encoding putative SP-containing protein, which produces MLQNILFVISFALGSNSSNFWRGWEDQPKHGIYKLKKDDKKNNENNLKVLNERQHPYKRLNAVANNATNEKMQTKEIHLVQRFVNNMVLYNSQNNNISKNYENYIRRSIYFDSLIQEWENAKIDPIKGSKELKFNDTNYKKFTLLKVYTNAWLFKFKKISIEYLPKIRTEIQNSSINETYKKFIIENIDCLSRVMKYYTSLVPFYKSYRYESKNLIYYYTLLSLRLPYLFTHFDVCGKFIRLYENIIAQLPLKLDNTSSMTTTLLDLGEKISYIIYARDTFLEKIKEMTNLLRNLK